One region of Ferrovum sp. JA12 genomic DNA includes:
- the rplK gene encoding 50S ribosomal protein L11, whose translation MAKKIVGYIKLQIPAGKANPSPPVGPALGQRGLNIMEFCKAFNAQTQGMEPGLPVPVVITAFADKSFTFVMKTPPATILIKKASGVTKGSPKPHTDKVGKLTRAQAEAIATTKMPDLTAADMDAAVRTIAGSARSMGIEVEGVK comes from the coding sequence ATGGCAAAGAAAATTGTAGGCTACATTAAGCTACAAATTCCTGCAGGAAAAGCAAATCCAAGCCCCCCTGTAGGTCCAGCGCTAGGTCAGCGTGGTCTCAATATTATGGAATTCTGTAAAGCTTTCAATGCACAAACACAAGGCATGGAACCTGGTTTACCGGTACCTGTCGTGATCACGGCTTTTGCTGACAAGAGCTTTACGTTTGTGATGAAAACACCACCAGCGACTATTTTAATTAAGAAAGCTTCTGGTGTGACCAAAGGTAGTCCAAAACCCCATACCGATAAAGTAGGTAAATTAACTCGTGCTCAAGCAGAAGCTATTGCAACCACTAAAATGCCTGACCTGACCGCTGCAGATATGGATGCGGCGGTGCGCACTATTGCCGGTAGCGCACGCAGTATGGGGATTGAAGTTGAGGGAGTGAAATAA
- the arsH gene encoding arsenical resistance protein ArsH has product MINLPNVDKALFELPGIENFAKIGISSHRPRFLLLYGSLRERSYSRLLIMEAARLLEALGGEVKVFDPSGLPLPDDQPDTHPKVIELRSLANWSEGMVWCSPERHGAMTGIMKAQIDWIPLSQGALRPTQGKTLALMQVSGGSQSFNAVNQMRILGRWMRMITIPNQSSVAKAFQEFDEMGRMKDSSYYERVVDVMEELFKFTLLTRDISIYLTDRYSERRERAEELSLRVNQNSL; this is encoded by the coding sequence ATGATTAATCTTCCTAATGTTGATAAAGCATTATTTGAGTTACCAGGGATTGAGAATTTTGCAAAGATTGGTATATCCTCTCACCGTCCACGCTTTCTTCTATTATATGGTTCTTTGCGGGAGCGATCCTACAGTCGACTGTTAATTATGGAGGCAGCAAGACTTCTAGAGGCACTAGGGGGCGAAGTTAAAGTTTTTGATCCCAGTGGTCTCCCTTTGCCTGATGATCAGCCTGACACTCACCCCAAAGTGATTGAGTTACGAAGTCTTGCAAATTGGTCCGAGGGTATGGTTTGGTGCTCGCCCGAGCGTCACGGTGCTATGACAGGAATCATGAAAGCTCAAATAGATTGGATCCCACTCTCTCAAGGAGCGCTTCGCCCAACTCAGGGTAAAACTTTAGCCTTAATGCAGGTGTCAGGTGGTTCGCAATCTTTTAACGCTGTGAATCAGATGCGAATTTTAGGTAGATGGATGAGGATGATTACCATTCCTAATCAATCTTCGGTGGCAAAGGCTTTTCAAGAGTTTGATGAGATGGGTAGGATGAAAGATTCCTCTTACTATGAACGAGTCGTTGATGTGATGGAGGAGCTCTTTAAGTTCACGTTATTGACACGCGATATTTCAATCTATCTAACAGATCGATATAGTGAACGCCGAGAGAGAGCAGAAGAACTGTCTCTAAGAGTGAATCAAAATAGCCTTTAG
- the rplJ gene encoding 50S ribosomal protein L10, with amino-acid sequence MSLNLEEKKAVVAEVAGQVANAKSIILAEYRGMEVSDMTVLRAKARASGVYFRVLKNTLVRRAVTDTPFSMLSDHMIGPLVYGISDDPVAAAKVLHEFSKQNDKLIIKGGAMANYVMSAKEVANLASMPSRDELIAQLMGTMQAPVAKFVQTLNEVPAKFVRGVAAVRDQKQATV; translated from the coding sequence TTGAGTCTTAATCTTGAAGAGAAAAAAGCGGTAGTTGCTGAAGTTGCAGGCCAAGTGGCCAATGCAAAATCCATCATTCTGGCAGAGTATCGTGGAATGGAAGTCAGTGACATGACTGTTTTAAGGGCCAAGGCCAGGGCTTCGGGAGTTTACTTCCGTGTTCTGAAAAATACCTTAGTTCGCCGTGCAGTAACTGATACACCTTTTTCAATGTTATCCGATCATATGATTGGACCATTAGTTTATGGTATTTCAGATGATCCTGTGGCGGCTGCTAAGGTGTTACATGAATTTTCCAAGCAAAATGATAAGTTGATTATCAAGGGTGGAGCCATGGCAAATTATGTCATGTCCGCCAAGGAAGTCGCTAATCTTGCTTCGATGCCAAGTCGTGATGAACTCATTGCTCAGTTAATGGGAACAATGCAAGCACCGGTGGCGAAATTCGTTCAGACGCTTAACGAAGTTCCGGCTAAGTTCGTACGTGGTGTTGCCGCTGTACGAGATCAAAAACAAGCTACTGTTTAA
- the secE gene encoding preprotein translocase subunit SecE, whose amino-acid sequence MADKLKFAFALVLVAAGLIGYYQLSEHALLFRVLSVLVGLGLGVLVAWFTASGQEFFRFSQDAVAETKRVVWPSKKETYQTTLVVFALVLVMGLFLWLVDWGLLALVQRLLGRTE is encoded by the coding sequence ATGGCGGATAAGCTTAAGTTTGCTTTTGCCTTGGTATTGGTAGCAGCAGGGCTCATTGGATATTATCAACTATCAGAACACGCCCTGTTGTTTCGGGTTCTTTCGGTGTTGGTGGGTCTTGGGCTTGGCGTACTGGTTGCTTGGTTTACAGCATCGGGTCAGGAATTCTTTCGTTTTTCTCAAGATGCAGTGGCTGAAACTAAACGTGTTGTGTGGCCCAGTAAAAAAGAAACGTATCAAACAACATTAGTAGTATTTGCTCTGGTGTTAGTTATGGGATTATTTCTTTGGCTAGTTGACTGGGGGTTACTTGCATTGGTGCAACGATTATTAGGACGGACTGAGTGA
- the rplA gene encoding 50S ribosomal protein L1 produces the protein MAQQSKRLKALLAEVDRTKVYPIANALELVKKTATAKFDESVDVAINLGIDAKKSDQQVRGSVVLPRGTGKTMRVAVFAQGENAEKAKAAGAEHVGFEDLAEKIKNGFMDFDVVIATPDAMRIVGPLGQVLGPRGLMPNPKVGTVSADVAGAVANAKAGQVQYRTDKAGLVHCSIGRASFSVEALEENFQALLGALNRARPGTAKGVYLRKISVSSTMGVGIRVDGSSVVAA, from the coding sequence ATGGCACAGCAATCAAAACGACTAAAAGCCTTGTTGGCAGAGGTAGATCGGACAAAAGTTTACCCAATTGCTAACGCTCTTGAATTGGTTAAGAAAACAGCAACAGCAAAGTTTGATGAATCAGTGGATGTGGCGATTAATTTAGGTATTGACGCTAAGAAATCCGATCAGCAAGTACGAGGTTCAGTGGTATTGCCTAGAGGGACCGGTAAGACCATGAGGGTGGCTGTTTTTGCGCAGGGTGAAAATGCTGAAAAAGCCAAAGCGGCTGGCGCGGAACACGTTGGCTTTGAAGATCTCGCGGAAAAAATTAAAAATGGTTTCATGGATTTTGATGTAGTGATAGCGACCCCAGATGCCATGAGAATTGTCGGGCCATTAGGGCAAGTATTAGGTCCTCGTGGGTTAATGCCTAACCCGAAAGTGGGGACGGTATCAGCAGATGTAGCAGGTGCCGTGGCTAACGCAAAAGCTGGTCAAGTTCAATACCGTACAGACAAAGCCGGTTTGGTGCACTGCTCTATTGGACGCGCTTCATTTAGTGTTGAAGCCTTAGAAGAAAACTTTCAGGCATTGCTGGGTGCTCTCAATCGTGCGCGTCCGGGTACAGCCAAAGGTGTTTATTTAAGAAAAATCTCAGTATCAAGTACCATGGGCGTTGGCATTCGTGTGGATGGCTCCTCTGTGGTGGCTGCTTGA
- a CDS encoding acyl-CoA thioesterase, protein MKIPSHQLTMTVLMTPDKTNFFGNVHGGDVLKLLDQVAYACASRYAGRHVVTLSVDQVTFKQPIHVGELLTFLASVNYTGTSSIEVGVKVIAENILTKVVRHVNSCFLTMVAMDENRQPTAVPKFIPVTSDEVRRYEAALIRREMRKELEKKFSDIRRLNNKS, encoded by the coding sequence ATGAAAATCCCCTCACATCAGCTGACCATGACAGTACTTATGACGCCAGATAAAACCAATTTCTTTGGTAATGTGCATGGTGGTGATGTTCTAAAATTACTGGATCAAGTAGCCTACGCTTGCGCTAGTCGGTATGCGGGTCGACATGTGGTGACATTGAGTGTTGACCAAGTAACTTTTAAACAGCCCATTCATGTGGGGGAGCTATTAACATTCTTGGCTTCAGTGAATTACACTGGTACCTCATCCATTGAGGTGGGGGTGAAGGTCATTGCGGAAAATATTTTGACGAAAGTAGTGCGTCACGTAAACAGTTGTTTTTTAACTATGGTGGCCATGGATGAGAATCGCCAACCCACAGCGGTCCCTAAGTTTATTCCAGTAACTAGCGATGAAGTGAGAAGGTATGAGGCAGCTCTCATCAGAAGAGAGATGAGGAAAGAATTAGAAAAAAAATTTAGTGATATTAGGCGGTTAAATAATAAAAGTTGA
- the rplL gene encoding 50S ribosomal protein L7/L12, giving the protein MAISKVEILDAIAGMTVLELSELIKDMEEKFGVSAAAAVAVAAAPAAGAAAAVEEKTEFNVILTSAGDNKVNVIKVVRTITGLGLKEAKDLVDGAPKPVKEGVSKADADAIAKQLAEAGATFEIK; this is encoded by the coding sequence ATGGCAATAAGTAAAGTTGAAATTTTAGATGCAATCGCAGGAATGACGGTTCTTGAATTGTCTGAGTTAATCAAAGACATGGAAGAGAAATTTGGTGTTTCCGCTGCTGCGGCTGTTGCAGTTGCTGCAGCTCCAGCTGCAGGTGCTGCTGCCGCTGTTGAAGAAAAAACAGAGTTTAACGTTATTCTTACCAGCGCAGGCGATAACAAAGTTAACGTAATTAAAGTTGTTCGTACCATTACAGGTCTTGGTTTGAAAGAAGCTAAAGACTTAGTAGATGGTGCACCAAAACCTGTTAAAGAAGGTGTGTCAAAAGCAGATGCAGATGCTATTGCTAAGCAATTAGCAGAAGCTGGCGCTACTTTCGAAATCAAGTAA
- a CDS encoding acyltransferase family protein: MSSIQHKLKIDGLRGVAILFVLIFHFFPEKFPAGFIGVDIFFVISGFFMTKIIFTDLDQHDFQLVNFYHRRIKRLIPSILTVVTLTFLVGYFFLGSHAFTELSKESLGSLFFYSNILFLKEAGYFDQHSLYKPLLHFWSLGIEEQFYFIWPLLLIWIFKNKVNRLYFLIIIITFSFSLNLFYFLSGNYNIDFYLPFTRFWELGIGAVITLVNIKPLKISLSYFGTLLLILSLFIIKDSSQYPGYIALIPVFATSLIILADDYSIISTYLYSNRFLVWTGKISFNLYLVHWPIIVFFFLFNAEVIKHLRFPLLVLSYLLASLIHYFIENPLRYSTYKPLAPLLIFANIALGLLAGFSYMNHGQIFNKPVSLIEEKNIQQITWNDTSDDLCKKFTSLNTTFCKIYGNKNNITVAIIGDSTANHLGPGIAKYMDLNKEGLINLGDGTCPIILGLKENSGWGGPRSKEGKNCVQDTSLIINYLLSTLQIKTVILGFWLHEMDFWGVNKDEVGVARLSTLIINEANLFHRHNIKTVVTFGSPYTNADIIICMRPTMSETSFCKNKFYLIYEDNLFNSLQRKLENQVITFNQAQYLEKLNINYIYDSSDLLILRDDHHYSYHGSALIGEKLIQLIK; encoded by the coding sequence GTGAGTTCAATTCAGCATAAATTAAAAATAGATGGCTTAAGGGGTGTAGCCATTTTATTCGTACTAATATTTCATTTTTTTCCAGAAAAATTTCCCGCTGGCTTTATTGGAGTAGACATATTCTTCGTCATCTCAGGGTTCTTTATGACGAAAATTATTTTTACAGATTTAGATCAGCATGACTTTCAGTTGGTTAATTTTTACCATAGAAGAATAAAAAGATTAATTCCGTCAATATTAACAGTTGTGACATTAACCTTTTTGGTAGGCTACTTTTTTCTAGGTTCCCATGCATTTACAGAACTATCCAAAGAATCCCTAGGAAGTCTTTTTTTCTATTCAAACATTCTCTTCTTAAAGGAAGCAGGGTACTTTGATCAACATAGTCTTTATAAACCTCTCCTTCATTTTTGGAGTTTAGGAATTGAAGAACAATTCTATTTCATCTGGCCATTATTATTAATTTGGATCTTTAAAAATAAGGTGAATCGCCTTTATTTTTTGATAATCATAATCACTTTCTCTTTTTCTCTTAATCTATTTTATTTCTTGTCTGGAAATTATAATATTGATTTTTACTTACCTTTTACACGTTTTTGGGAATTAGGTATTGGCGCTGTCATTACACTTGTAAATATCAAACCATTAAAAATCTCTCTCTCATATTTTGGTACATTACTGCTCATTCTCTCCCTATTTATAATTAAAGATTCTTCGCAATACCCTGGTTATATCGCATTGATACCAGTATTCGCTACTTCTTTGATTATTTTGGCTGATGATTATTCGATTATTAGTACTTATCTCTACTCAAATAGGTTTCTAGTTTGGACTGGAAAAATCAGTTTTAATTTATACTTAGTCCATTGGCCGATCATAGTTTTCTTTTTTTTATTTAACGCAGAAGTAATAAAACATCTTAGATTTCCTCTACTAGTATTATCGTATCTTCTTGCGTCCTTAATTCATTATTTTATTGAAAACCCACTAAGGTATAGCACGTACAAACCGCTAGCACCATTACTCATCTTTGCTAACATTGCATTAGGTTTATTAGCTGGATTCTCTTATATGAATCACGGTCAAATCTTTAATAAGCCTGTTTCTTTGATCGAAGAAAAAAATATTCAACAAATTACATGGAATGATACCAGTGACGATTTATGTAAAAAATTCACTTCTCTGAATACTACTTTTTGTAAAATTTATGGCAATAAAAACAATATAACTGTAGCTATTATTGGAGATAGTACAGCCAATCATCTAGGTCCTGGAATAGCCAAATATATGGACTTAAATAAAGAAGGATTAATTAACTTAGGAGATGGTACTTGCCCAATAATTTTGGGATTAAAAGAAAATAGTGGCTGGGGAGGACCCCGCTCAAAAGAGGGAAAAAATTGTGTACAAGACACATCGCTGATTATTAATTATTTGTTATCTACATTACAAATTAAAACCGTTATACTAGGATTCTGGCTTCATGAAATGGACTTTTGGGGCGTCAACAAAGACGAGGTAGGAGTAGCGCGTTTAAGCACTTTAATTATCAATGAAGCCAATCTGTTTCATCGCCATAATATAAAAACAGTTGTTACATTTGGTAGTCCTTATACAAATGCAGACATAATAATATGCATGAGACCTACCATGTCAGAAACATCTTTTTGTAAGAATAAGTTTTATTTAATCTACGAAGATAATCTTTTTAATTCTTTACAACGTAAACTTGAAAATCAAGTGATTACTTTCAACCAAGCACAGTATTTAGAAAAATTAAATATAAATTATATTTATGACTCTAGCGACTTACTCATATTAAGAGATGATCATCATTATAGTTACCACGGCTCAGCATTAATTGGAGAAAAGTTAATTCAATTAATCAAATAA
- the nusG gene encoding transcription termination/antitermination protein NusG encodes MTMRWYVVHAYSGFEKSVKKALLERVARSGMQELFGEILVPVEEVIEMKGGQKSISERKFFPGYILVQMDMTDESWHLVKSTPKVTGFVGGRANKPSPITDKEVDVIMHQVQEGVEKPRPKILFEVGESVRVKDGPFTDFHGNVEEVNYDKNKLRVSVLIFGRATPVELEFGQVEKS; translated from the coding sequence ATGACAATGAGATGGTATGTGGTGCATGCCTATTCAGGATTTGAGAAGAGTGTTAAAAAAGCTCTTCTTGAGCGCGTTGCTCGATCCGGAATGCAAGAGCTGTTTGGAGAGATTTTAGTGCCAGTGGAAGAAGTTATTGAGATGAAAGGTGGTCAAAAAAGTATTAGTGAGCGTAAGTTTTTTCCAGGCTACATCTTAGTGCAAATGGATATGACCGATGAGTCTTGGCACTTAGTTAAAAGTACGCCTAAAGTCACAGGTTTTGTGGGTGGTAGGGCTAATAAGCCCTCTCCTATCACGGATAAAGAAGTGGACGTGATCATGCATCAAGTTCAAGAAGGAGTGGAAAAACCACGTCCTAAGATTCTTTTTGAGGTGGGTGAGTCAGTTAGAGTGAAGGATGGTCCGTTTACAGACTTCCATGGCAATGTTGAAGAAGTTAATTACGATAAAAACAAATTACGTGTTTCAGTTCTAATCTTTGGTCGTGCAACACCGGTTGAATTAGAGTTTGGGCAAGTAGAAAAGTCCTAA
- the tuf gene encoding elongation factor Tu, whose translation MAKGKFERTKPHVNVGTIGHVDHGKTTLTAALTIVLSKKYGGEAKSYDQIDSAPEEKARGITINTAHVEYETDHRHYAHVDCPGHADYVKNMITGAAQMDGAILVVSAADGPMPQTREHILLARQVGVPYIVVFMNKADMVDDKELLELVEMEVRELLSKYNFPGDDTPIVIGSALKALEGDQSEIGEPAIWRLAEALDTYIPEPERAIDGAFLMPVEDVFSISGRGTVVTGRVERGVVKVGEELEIVGLKATQKTVCTGVEMFRKLLDQGQAGDNVGVLLRGTKREDVERGQVLAKPGSITPHTKFTAEIYVLSKDEGGRHTPFFQGYRPQFYFRTTDVTGAIELPEGTEMVMPGDNVSVTVTLIAPIAMEEGLRFAIREGGRTVGAGVVAKVIE comes from the coding sequence ATGGCGAAGGGCAAGTTTGAACGTACGAAGCCACACGTAAACGTGGGGACGATTGGTCACGTGGATCATGGTAAGACGACTTTGACGGCGGCATTAACGATTGTGTTGTCGAAGAAGTACGGGGGTGAGGCGAAGAGTTACGATCAGATTGATTCAGCGCCAGAAGAGAAGGCCCGAGGTATTACGATTAACACGGCACACGTGGAGTATGAGACGGACCATCGTCATTATGCGCACGTAGACTGTCCTGGTCACGCGGATTATGTGAAGAACATGATTACTGGTGCGGCACAGATGGATGGAGCGATTTTAGTGGTGTCTGCTGCGGACGGTCCTATGCCACAGACCCGTGAGCACATATTGTTGGCACGTCAAGTTGGGGTGCCATATATTGTGGTGTTCATGAACAAAGCTGACATGGTAGACGATAAAGAGTTGCTTGAGTTGGTGGAGATGGAAGTTCGTGAACTGTTATCGAAATACAATTTTCCAGGTGATGATACGCCGATTGTGATTGGTAGTGCATTGAAGGCATTGGAAGGCGATCAGTCTGAGATTGGTGAACCGGCAATTTGGCGTTTAGCTGAGGCGTTGGATACATATATTCCTGAGCCTGAGCGTGCTATTGACGGTGCGTTTTTGATGCCGGTTGAGGATGTATTTTCTATTTCAGGTCGTGGTACGGTGGTGACTGGTCGTGTTGAGCGTGGTGTAGTTAAGGTAGGTGAAGAGCTTGAGATTGTGGGCTTGAAGGCTACTCAGAAGACGGTATGTACAGGTGTTGAGATGTTCCGCAAGTTGCTTGATCAAGGTCAGGCAGGTGATAACGTTGGGGTATTGTTACGTGGTACCAAGCGTGAGGATGTGGAGCGTGGTCAAGTATTGGCTAAGCCAGGTTCTATTACGCCACACACTAAGTTTACGGCTGAGATTTATGTATTATCAAAAGATGAAGGGGGTCGTCATACGCCGTTCTTCCAAGGATATCGTCCACAGTTTTATTTCCGTACTACGGATGTGACGGGAGCCATTGAGTTGCCAGAAGGAACCGAGATGGTGATGCCTGGTGATAACGTATCTGTAACGGTGACATTGATTGCGCCGATTGCGATGGAAGAAGGATTGCGTTTTGCGATTCGTGAAGGTGGCCGTACGGTTGGTGCCGGTGTGGTCGCTAAAGTGATTGAGTAA
- a CDS encoding glycosyltransferase family 2 protein, giving the protein MNPTLSLIVPMHNEAGNIELLYERLHRVLSPMQITWEMLCINDGSTDNTLDELLKAQLHHSQIIVIDLTRNFGKEAALSAGIDFAKGEAAIPIDADLQDPPEIIPQMIDLWHKGFDVVLAKRKTRDGDSFVKRNTAHWFYTIINQLSEVDIPQDTGDFRLISRPVLNALKQLPERRRFMKGLFAWVGFKTAEIEYERPERHTGQTKFNYWKLWNFALEGITSFSDAPLKIASYFGILVSLLSFLYAIKIVADTLLYGNPVKGYPSLIVAILFFSGVQLIALGVIGEYLGRIYSESKQRPIYLVRNIWQTNNHDNT; this is encoded by the coding sequence ATGAACCCGACTCTTTCTCTCATTGTTCCCATGCACAACGAAGCCGGTAATATTGAACTTCTTTATGAGAGACTTCATCGTGTGTTATCTCCAATGCAAATTACTTGGGAAATGTTATGTATTAATGACGGGAGTACTGATAATACTCTTGACGAGCTACTTAAAGCACAACTCCATCATTCACAAATCATTGTGATTGATTTAACCAGAAACTTTGGCAAAGAAGCGGCACTGTCGGCAGGGATTGACTTTGCAAAAGGCGAGGCGGCTATTCCTATCGATGCTGATCTACAAGACCCCCCTGAAATCATTCCACAAATGATTGATCTGTGGCACAAGGGTTTTGATGTAGTGCTTGCAAAAAGAAAAACACGGGATGGAGATTCATTTGTTAAACGAAATACCGCTCACTGGTTTTATACAATAATTAATCAACTCAGTGAGGTAGATATACCCCAAGATACCGGGGATTTTAGGCTCATTTCTCGTCCAGTTCTCAATGCATTAAAACAACTTCCAGAACGTAGACGGTTTATGAAAGGACTCTTTGCGTGGGTTGGATTTAAAACTGCTGAAATAGAATATGAGAGACCTGAGCGGCATACTGGTCAAACTAAGTTCAATTATTGGAAACTGTGGAATTTTGCTTTAGAAGGGATCACCTCGTTTAGTGATGCTCCCCTTAAAATCGCTTCATATTTTGGAATACTCGTTTCCTTACTATCTTTTCTCTATGCCATCAAAATAGTCGCTGATACTTTGTTATACGGCAATCCAGTAAAAGGCTACCCTTCACTCATTGTTGCTATTTTATTTTTTTCTGGCGTACAGCTTATTGCTCTTGGGGTTATTGGGGAATATCTTGGAAGAATCTACTCGGAAAGCAAACAAAGACCAATCTACTTAGTACGTAATATTTGGCAAACAAACAATCATGACAATACTTAA
- a CDS encoding GtrA family protein: protein MRVQQLANRHYLFFILAGSCGFVVDAGVVTVLHKWCGAGLISAKVISFFLAVTVTWWINRTYTFRKTLEKNLFLEWIHYFSANIIGAIINNGLYVFLVILFAFPKEYPVVAVAAGSLGGMVFNYFASKTWVFK, encoded by the coding sequence ATGCGTGTCCAGCAGTTAGCGAACCGTCATTACCTCTTTTTTATTTTAGCGGGCTCCTGTGGTTTTGTCGTAGATGCTGGCGTTGTTACAGTGCTACACAAATGGTGTGGAGCGGGGTTAATTAGCGCTAAAGTAATTAGTTTTTTTCTCGCTGTAACAGTAACTTGGTGGATTAACCGCACCTATACTTTTAGAAAGACGTTGGAAAAAAATCTTTTTTTGGAATGGATTCATTACTTTTCAGCTAATATAATAGGAGCTATTATAAATAATGGCTTATATGTTTTTCTCGTCATCCTGTTTGCTTTTCCAAAAGAATATCCAGTTGTAGCGGTGGCGGCTGGCTCTCTCGGAGGTATGGTATTCAATTATTTTGCTTCTAAAACTTGGGTATTTAAATGA